A window of Mucilaginibacter paludis DSM 18603 contains these coding sequences:
- a CDS encoding phospho-sugar mutase, with protein sequence MQELDPSVQQKVNSWLNGNYDAEVKQQIQKLVDDKAYTELTDSFYRDLEFGTGGLRGTMGPGSNRINEYTIGAATQGLCNHLKKSYPGEKVKVAISHDSRNNSDLFARITAEVFSANDIHVYFFKALRPTPELSFAIRELGCKSGVMITASHNPKEYNGYKAYGADGGQFVSPEDTAVMAEVAAIINVDDIKFNRVEENIELIGEEMDQLYLDKITTLSVSPEAIKRQKDLKIVYSPIHGTGITLMPKALAQFGFENVIIVEEQATPDGNFPTVVYPNPEEKEALTLAMKKAKEVDADLVLATDPDADRVGIAVKNTDNEFILLNGNQTGSLLINYLLTAWEESGKLTGKEYIVKTIVTSNLIEEIAKAKNVKFYNTLTGFKYIGELITKLQGKETFIGGGEESYGYLIGEFVRDKDAIVSGAFIAEMTAFYKDKGSSLFEALVETYLQYGFYKETLVSITKKGQSGAEEIKAMMEKYRTNPPATLGGSKVIALKDYENRIETDLDTNTTKPIDLPKSDVLQFISEDGSIISARPSGTEPKIKFYCSVNTKLTSKEAYAETDKKLGEKIDLIMKDLGF encoded by the coding sequence ATGCAGGAATTAGATCCTTCTGTTCAGCAGAAAGTGAACTCATGGCTCAATGGAAACTACGATGCCGAAGTTAAACAGCAGATTCAAAAATTAGTTGACGACAAGGCGTACACTGAATTGACAGACTCTTTTTACAGAGATCTTGAATTTGGAACGGGCGGGTTGCGTGGCACCATGGGGCCGGGTTCTAACCGCATTAACGAGTATACCATTGGGGCCGCTACACAGGGCTTATGCAACCACCTCAAAAAATCTTATCCTGGCGAAAAGGTGAAGGTTGCTATCTCTCACGACAGCCGTAACAATTCGGATCTTTTTGCGCGCATTACCGCCGAGGTTTTTTCGGCAAATGATATTCATGTTTATTTCTTTAAGGCGCTGCGCCCAACTCCCGAATTATCTTTCGCTATCCGCGAGTTAGGCTGCAAAAGCGGGGTGATGATCACCGCGTCGCACAACCCTAAAGAATATAATGGCTATAAAGCTTATGGTGCCGACGGCGGCCAATTTGTATCGCCTGAAGATACCGCTGTAATGGCCGAAGTAGCCGCTATTATCAATGTTGACGATATTAAATTTAACCGCGTTGAAGAAAATATCGAACTGATAGGCGAGGAGATGGATCAGCTTTATTTAGATAAGATCACCACACTTTCGGTTTCGCCGGAGGCTATTAAACGTCAAAAGGATCTTAAAATAGTTTATTCGCCCATCCACGGTACAGGCATTACGCTGATGCCGAAAGCTTTGGCCCAATTTGGCTTTGAGAACGTGATCATCGTTGAAGAGCAAGCCACACCGGATGGTAACTTCCCAACAGTAGTATATCCGAATCCGGAAGAAAAAGAGGCTTTAACCCTGGCCATGAAAAAAGCCAAAGAAGTTGATGCCGACCTGGTACTGGCTACTGACCCTGATGCCGATCGCGTAGGCATCGCTGTTAAAAACACCGACAACGAGTTTATCCTGCTCAACGGTAACCAAACCGGCAGCTTGCTGATCAACTACCTGTTAACCGCCTGGGAAGAAAGTGGTAAACTTACCGGGAAAGAGTATATTGTTAAAACCATTGTAACCTCAAACCTGATTGAAGAGATAGCCAAAGCCAAAAATGTGAAGTTTTATAACACTTTAACCGGCTTTAAATACATTGGTGAGCTGATTACCAAATTACAAGGTAAAGAAACCTTTATTGGCGGCGGCGAAGAAAGCTATGGCTACCTGATAGGTGAGTTTGTACGCGATAAGGATGCCATTGTTTCGGGAGCGTTTATTGCCGAAATGACTGCCTTTTACAAGGATAAAGGAAGCAGCCTGTTTGAGGCACTGGTAGAAACTTACCTGCAATACGGTTTTTATAAAGAAACTTTGGTATCAATAACCAAAAAAGGACAAAGCGGCGCCGAAGAAATTAAGGCGATGATGGAAAAATACCGCACCAACCCACCGGCAACCTTAGGCGGCTCAAAGGTGATAGCGTTGAAGGATTACGAGAACCGTATTGAAACCGACCTGGATACCAATACCACCAAACCCATCGACCTGCCAAAATCTGACGTGTTGCAGTTTATCTCGGAAGACGGAAGCATTATTTCGGCCCGTCCGTCGGGTACAGAGCCTAAAATTAAATTTTATTGCAGCGTAAATACCAAATTAACCAGCAAAGAGGCTTATGCTGAAACAGATAAAAAACTGGGTGAAAAAATCGATCTGATTATGAAAGATCTGGGTTTTTAA
- a CDS encoding GH92 family glycosyl hydrolase yields MKKIFVLLPLCLPFLGSAQQKTAESLVQYVKPIVGTQRMGHTYPGATVPFGMVQLSPETDTAGYVKDGKYNPDVYKYCAGYQYDDQTIVGFSHTHFSGTGHSDLGDFLMMPTVGKLLLNPGTAGKPHSGYRSAFSHQNEVAEANYYKVKLDDYNITAELTTSARVGFHQYTFPKTDRAHIILDLMAGIYNYEDKNVWTYMRVVNDTLVTGYRQTSGWAKNRTLYFAMRFSKPFTNYGNADYSKKEVYRGFWKKFNQGDNFPEVAGRQIRAYFDFSASEGEKIKIKFALSPVSMDGALKNMQAEVPGWDFDQVKAAGQQLWEKELGKITIRSKSTDDKQNFYTSMYHTLINPTVYMDADGSYRGLDQNNHQAGGFTNYTTFSLWDTHRALHPLFNIIEPEKNADMVKSMLAHYDQSPEHMLPVWSNSANENWCMSGYHSVSVIADAIIKGNVSFDANKALDACVTTARRRSYEGIGFYMDMGYIPDEKNGNSVSSTLEYAYDDWCIAQIAKKLNRNDIYQEFIKRSQNFNNVFDAKAGFMRPKLADGTFRKQFDPLSTINEGFIEGNAWNYTLYVPHDPAKLIQLLGGDKRFIVYLDSLFTMNLPDKYFAETEDITRDGIIGNYVHGNEPSHHVAYLYNWTSQPWKTQQRVRMILPRMYKPTPDGLGGNDDTGQMSAWYIFSAMGFYPVAPGSDRYAIGSPAVDGALIQLENGKTFSIDVKNQSDKNVYVQKVTLNGKAVNRSYITHAEIMSGGSLVFYMSKTPSNSGFTVVD; encoded by the coding sequence ATGAAAAAAATATTTGTTTTACTCCCTCTTTGTCTTCCTTTTTTAGGATCAGCACAACAGAAAACTGCTGAAAGCCTGGTTCAATACGTAAAGCCCATTGTTGGCACACAGCGGATGGGCCATACTTATCCCGGTGCCACTGTACCCTTCGGGATGGTACAATTAAGCCCCGAAACGGACACTGCAGGCTACGTAAAGGATGGCAAATACAACCCCGATGTGTACAAATATTGCGCAGGTTACCAGTATGATGATCAAACTATTGTAGGCTTTAGCCACACGCATTTCAGCGGCACCGGGCACTCCGACCTGGGCGATTTTTTAATGATGCCAACCGTAGGTAAACTGTTGCTTAATCCGGGTACGGCAGGCAAGCCCCACAGCGGTTACCGCTCGGCCTTTTCGCACCAAAACGAAGTAGCCGAAGCCAATTATTATAAAGTTAAGCTGGACGATTATAACATCACGGCCGAGCTAACCACCAGCGCCCGGGTAGGCTTCCATCAATATACCTTCCCGAAAACAGACCGTGCGCATATCATCCTCGACCTGATGGCAGGTATTTACAATTACGAGGATAAAAACGTTTGGACCTATATGCGCGTGGTAAACGATACCCTGGTAACCGGGTACAGGCAAACCAGCGGCTGGGCAAAAAACCGTACGCTTTATTTTGCCATGCGTTTTTCAAAACCATTTACTAATTATGGCAATGCCGATTATTCAAAAAAGGAAGTGTACCGTGGTTTCTGGAAAAAGTTTAACCAGGGTGATAACTTCCCCGAGGTAGCCGGTCGGCAGATCAGGGCCTACTTTGATTTTTCGGCCAGCGAAGGCGAAAAAATTAAGATCAAGTTTGCCCTGTCGCCGGTAAGCATGGATGGCGCCTTGAAAAACATGCAGGCCGAAGTACCGGGCTGGGACTTTGACCAGGTTAAAGCCGCCGGGCAGCAGCTATGGGAAAAAGAACTTGGAAAAATAACCATCCGGAGTAAAAGTACCGACGATAAGCAAAATTTTTATACGTCGATGTATCATACCCTAATTAACCCGACCGTTTACATGGATGCTGATGGCAGCTATCGTGGTTTGGATCAAAACAATCATCAAGCCGGTGGTTTTACCAACTACACCACCTTTTCGTTATGGGATACGCATCGGGCGCTGCACCCTTTATTCAACATTATAGAACCTGAAAAAAATGCCGATATGGTAAAATCCATGCTGGCGCATTACGATCAAAGCCCCGAACACATGCTGCCGGTATGGTCAAACTCGGCTAACGAGAACTGGTGCATGAGCGGCTACCACAGCGTATCAGTAATAGCTGATGCTATCATTAAGGGCAATGTATCGTTTGATGCGAACAAAGCCCTGGATGCCTGCGTTACCACGGCCCGCCGCCGCAGTTATGAGGGGATTGGTTTTTATATGGATATGGGCTACATCCCCGACGAAAAGAACGGCAATTCTGTATCCTCAACGCTGGAATATGCCTACGATGACTGGTGCATAGCGCAGATAGCCAAAAAGCTGAACCGGAATGATATATATCAGGAGTTTATCAAGCGATCACAAAACTTTAACAACGTTTTTGATGCCAAAGCCGGCTTTATGCGCCCTAAACTGGCCGACGGAACTTTTAGGAAGCAATTTGACCCGCTATCAACCATTAACGAGGGTTTTATAGAGGGCAATGCCTGGAACTATACCTTGTATGTACCGCACGATCCGGCCAAACTGATTCAGTTATTAGGCGGCGATAAGCGTTTCATCGTTTACCTCGACTCTTTATTCACCATGAACCTTCCCGATAAATACTTTGCCGAAACCGAGGATATTACCCGCGACGGCATTATCGGCAATTATGTACATGGGAACGAGCCATCGCACCATGTGGCTTATTTGTACAACTGGACCAGCCAGCCCTGGAAAACACAACAACGGGTGCGCATGATATTACCGCGCATGTATAAACCCACACCCGATGGCTTAGGCGGCAATGATGATACCGGGCAGATGAGCGCCTGGTATATTTTTAGCGCTATGGGTTTTTACCCGGTGGCGCCGGGATCAGACAGGTATGCTATCGGCAGCCCGGCGGTTGATGGGGCGCTGATACAATTGGAAAACGGAAAAACCTTTAGCATCGACGTAAAGAATCAAAGCGATAAAAATGTATATGTGCAAAAGGTAACGCTGAATGGCAAAGCGGTTAACCGCAGTTATATTACCCACGCCGAAATCATGAGCGGGGGGAGCCTGGTGTTTTACATGAGCAAAACACCATCAAACAGCGGCTTTACCGTGGTCGATTAA
- the pyrR gene encoding bifunctional pyr operon transcriptional regulator/uracil phosphoribosyltransferase PyrR, whose product MLNPILLDGQKFQITIQRLCRQLIENHNDFSNSVIIGIQPRGIYLAKRIAEELRKILPGKTILQGDLDITFFRDDFRRRESPLVPNQTRIDFIVEGKKVIMMDDVLWTGRTIRAAMDAMLAFGRPQKVELLTLVDRRYSRHLPVAADYIGIEVDSIASQKVVVSWKETDGEDKVILLSEGK is encoded by the coding sequence ATGCTTAACCCGATATTACTCGACGGTCAGAAATTCCAGATCACCATACAACGCCTATGCAGGCAGCTGATCGAAAACCACAACGATTTTTCAAATTCTGTTATCATTGGGATACAGCCTCGCGGCATATACCTGGCTAAACGCATAGCCGAAGAACTGCGCAAAATTTTACCCGGAAAAACCATTTTGCAGGGCGACCTGGATATTACCTTTTTCAGGGACGATTTCCGCCGCCGCGAATCGCCGCTGGTGCCCAATCAAACCCGGATAGATTTTATTGTTGAAGGCAAAAAAGTAATTATGATGGACGATGTACTGTGGACGGGCCGTACCATCAGGGCTGCAATGGATGCCATGCTGGCCTTTGGCCGCCCACAAAAGGTAGAATTATTAACCCTGGTAGATCGCCGCTACTCGCGCCATTTGCCGGTAGCTGCCGATTATATCGGCATTGAAGTAGACTCCATCGCCTCGCAAAAAGTGGTGGTAAGCTGGAAAGAAACCGATGGAGAAGACAAAGTAATTTTGTTATCAGAGGGAAAATAA
- a CDS encoding aspartate carbamoyltransferase catalytic subunit — MHTLSTRHLLGIKDLNKKDIELIFETADTFKDVLNRPIKKVPSLRDITIANIFFENSTRTRLSFELAERRLSADVVNFAASSSSVSKGETLIDTVNNILAMKVDMVVMRHPYAGAGIFLSKHVKAQIVNAGDGAHEHPTQALLDAFSIREKYGEVAGKKVVIVGDILHSRVALSNILCLKHLGAEVMVCGPTTLIPKYIGSLGVKVEHNLVKALNWCDVANMLRIQLERQDIKYFPSLREYTMLYGLNKQILDSLDKEIIVMHPGPINRGVEITSDVADSKQSIILDQVENGVAIRMAVLYLLAGQTQ; from the coding sequence ATGCATACCCTCAGTACACGTCACTTATTAGGAATTAAAGATCTGAATAAAAAGGATATCGAGCTGATATTTGAAACAGCCGATACTTTTAAAGATGTACTGAACCGTCCGATAAAAAAAGTACCATCGCTGCGCGACATTACTATAGCCAACATATTTTTTGAAAACTCAACACGTACCAGGCTTTCGTTTGAGCTGGCCGAACGGCGCCTTTCGGCAGATGTAGTTAACTTTGCAGCATCCTCTTCATCCGTGAGTAAGGGTGAAACGCTGATTGATACGGTAAACAACATCCTGGCCATGAAGGTGGATATGGTGGTGATGCGGCACCCTTACGCCGGGGCAGGCATCTTCCTGTCCAAGCATGTAAAGGCTCAGATTGTAAATGCAGGCGATGGCGCGCACGAGCACCCTACCCAGGCCTTGCTGGATGCTTTTTCGATACGCGAAAAGTATGGTGAAGTGGCCGGCAAAAAGGTAGTGATTGTTGGTGATATATTACATTCGCGTGTAGCGCTATCCAATATTTTGTGCCTTAAACATTTAGGCGCCGAGGTAATGGTTTGCGGGCCAACCACACTTATCCCGAAATACATCGGCTCATTAGGGGTTAAGGTTGAACATAATTTGGTTAAAGCCCTTAACTGGTGCGATGTAGCTAACATGCTACGAATACAGCTGGAAAGGCAGGATATTAAGTACTTCCCCTCGCTGCGCGAATACACTATGCTTTACGGTTTAAACAAACAAATACTGGATTCGTTGGACAAAGAGATCATCGTGATGCACCCGGGGCCTATCAACCGCGGTGTGGAGATCACCAGCGACGTAGCCGACAGCAAGCAATCCATCATCCTCGACCAGGTTGAAAATGGCGTGGCTATCAGGATGGCTGTATTGTATTTACTGGCCGGGCAAACGCAGTAA